A single Thermoanaerobaculia bacterium DNA region contains:
- a CDS encoding SDR family oxidoreductase: MAPDFDRESVLVTGGAGFIGSHLVDALLARGAQVRVLDNLSTGSRRNLAHAAERIDFRLGDIRDPDAVREAMRGVNRVFHQAALGSVPRSLEDPGTTLDVNVTGTARVFAGARDAGVRRVVYASSSSVYGDSDKLPKREGEEGKPLSPYALSKRMDEELADTFQRCFGMELVGLRYFNVYGPRQNPDGAYAAVIPRFFKAYLGGQPPVIFGDGEQSRDFTFVADAVAANLLASAVDASCCGRAYNVAGGRRTTLLELARLVGEAAGSSREPRHAPERSGDVRHSLADLTLSRNTLGYSPEFDLPEGLPLSHRHYLESLAASLQAEPERIPVAR; this comes from the coding sequence ATGGCGCCCGACTTCGACCGCGAGAGCGTCCTCGTCACCGGGGGCGCGGGGTTCATCGGCTCGCATCTCGTCGACGCGCTGCTCGCGCGCGGAGCGCAGGTGCGGGTGCTCGACAACCTCTCGACCGGGAGCCGCCGGAATCTCGCCCATGCCGCGGAGCGGATCGATTTTCGGCTCGGCGACATCCGCGATCCCGATGCCGTCCGGGAGGCCATGCGCGGCGTGAACCGGGTCTTCCACCAGGCGGCGCTCGGCTCCGTTCCCCGGTCCCTCGAAGACCCGGGCACCACCCTGGACGTCAACGTCACCGGAACCGCGCGCGTGTTCGCGGGCGCGCGCGACGCGGGCGTGCGGCGCGTCGTCTACGCGTCGTCGTCGAGCGTCTACGGCGACAGCGACAAGCTTCCGAAGCGCGAAGGGGAGGAAGGAAAGCCCCTTTCCCCGTACGCGCTCTCCAAGCGGATGGACGAGGAGCTCGCGGACACGTTCCAGCGCTGCTTCGGCATGGAGCTCGTCGGCCTCCGCTATTTCAACGTGTACGGACCGCGGCAGAACCCCGACGGCGCGTACGCGGCGGTCATTCCCCGCTTCTTCAAGGCGTACCTCGGCGGGCAGCCGCCGGTGATCTTCGGGGACGGGGAGCAGAGCCGGGATTTCACGTTCGTGGCCGACGCCGTCGCCGCGAACCTCCTGGCTTCGGCAGTGGACGCGAGCTGCTGCGGGAGGGCGTACAACGTCGCCGGGGGCCGCCGGACGACGCTTCTCGAGCTCGCGCGGCTCGTCGGCGAGGCGGCGGGCTCCTCCCGGGAGCCGCGCCACGCCCCGGAGCGTTCGGGCGACGTCCGTCACTCGCTCGCGGACCTCACGCTCTCGCGGAACACGCTCGGCTACTCCCCGGAATTCGATCTTCCCGAGGGACTCCCCCTCTCCCATCGCCACTATCTCGAATCTCTCGCCGCCTCGCTCCAGGCCGAGCCGGAGAGGATTCCGGTCGCGCGCTGA
- a CDS encoding PKD domain-containing protein, translated as MNSNRVLRAEFPRLSGETRVRAAALRRETAPRGALRWLFLGAAVLAAASAARATDFYAAPGGSSSGTGSISSPWDLQTALNQTVAKPGDTIWLRGGVYHGTYSSYLNGTSAAPIVVRQYPGERATIDGGNSGWTSILMVSGSYTWYWGFEVMSSDPNRVSSQTGSNPTDIGRGNLATEQTSRTGAGLKFINLIIHDIQDAGLWKEAVGSEFYGSVIYYDGWDAPDRGHGHGLYLQNLTGTMAIKDNIIFENFQNGIQCYGSETAYLNNFDIEGNTIFNNGSIVDSPANNIIIGGGVVAQNPIVANNSLYYTAWGNGINLNMGYYPYGIGASNPQMTGNYSGNGEYDLNSANTNTTLTGNAIYSSLVNWTSSQYPSNTFYSSDPANLKVVVRPNKYEAGRANITVYNWGLAATVPVDVSGVLTVGQAFEVRNAQDWFGAPVLTGTYGGGSISLPMTGLSVAAPVGWTTPPASGPEFNVFVLLPKSAATSTGTAPDPHFSISPNPAAANQTVQFTDTSLNSPTAWSWNFGDAASTTNTSTAQNPTHAYAAAGTYTVRLTVTNGAGSASTTNTVTVNPAATAPVPSFSFSPSVPAPNQSTQFTDTSTGSPTSWSWTFGDGGTSTTESPTHVYASAGTYTVTLKASNAAGSASASQAVTVSAPAAALPDPHFSITPNPASAGQTVQFTDTTLNSPTSWSWNFGDPYSTSNTSTAKNPTHVYSVAGTYTIRLTATNSAGSASTTNTVAINAPVVAPVASFTAAYGGKVLTEQFTDTSTGSPTSWSWNFGDTASGASNTSSLQNPSHRFSKSGTYTVTLTVRNSAGSGSTLHTLTVYKYRLVVASSTSLRAMKIQRG; from the coding sequence ATGAATTCGAATCGAGTCCTGCGCGCGGAATTCCCGCGCCTTTCCGGGGAGACCCGCGTCCGTGCGGCCGCTCTCCGCCGGGAAACGGCGCCCCGGGGTGCTCTCCGATGGCTCTTTCTCGGAGCGGCGGTGCTGGCCGCCGCGAGCGCCGCCCGCGCCACCGATTTCTACGCCGCGCCCGGCGGCTCGTCCTCCGGCACCGGCTCGATTTCGAGTCCTTGGGACCTCCAGACCGCCCTCAACCAGACCGTCGCCAAACCCGGCGACACCATCTGGCTGCGCGGCGGCGTCTATCACGGCACGTATTCCTCGTATCTGAACGGGACCTCGGCCGCACCGATCGTCGTGCGGCAGTATCCCGGCGAGCGCGCCACGATCGACGGAGGCAACTCGGGCTGGACGTCGATCCTGATGGTCTCGGGCTCCTACACCTGGTACTGGGGCTTCGAAGTGATGAGCTCCGATCCGAATCGCGTTTCGTCGCAGACCGGCTCGAACCCGACCGACATCGGGCGCGGCAACCTGGCGACCGAGCAGACTTCGCGCACCGGCGCGGGGTTGAAGTTCATCAACCTGATCATCCACGACATCCAGGACGCCGGCCTCTGGAAGGAAGCGGTCGGAAGCGAGTTCTACGGTTCGGTCATCTACTACGACGGCTGGGACGCGCCGGATCGCGGGCACGGACATGGCCTCTATCTGCAGAACCTGACCGGGACGATGGCCATCAAGGACAACATCATCTTCGAGAACTTCCAGAACGGGATCCAGTGCTATGGATCCGAGACCGCGTATCTCAACAACTTCGACATCGAGGGAAACACGATCTTCAACAACGGCTCGATCGTCGACAGCCCCGCCAACAACATCATCATCGGCGGCGGCGTGGTCGCCCAGAACCCGATCGTCGCGAACAACAGTCTCTACTACACGGCGTGGGGCAACGGGATCAACCTCAACATGGGTTACTACCCCTACGGCATCGGCGCGTCGAACCCGCAGATGACGGGGAACTACTCCGGGAACGGCGAGTACGACCTGAATTCCGCCAACACGAACACGACCCTGACCGGGAACGCGATCTATTCGTCTCTCGTGAACTGGACCTCCTCGCAGTATCCGTCGAACACCTTCTACTCCTCGGACCCGGCCAACCTGAAGGTCGTCGTGCGTCCGAACAAGTACGAGGCCGGCCGCGCCAACATCACGGTCTACAACTGGGGCCTCGCCGCGACCGTCCCGGTCGACGTCAGCGGCGTTCTCACCGTCGGTCAGGCGTTCGAAGTCCGGAACGCGCAGGACTGGTTCGGCGCGCCGGTCCTCACCGGCACGTACGGCGGAGGATCGATCTCGCTCCCGATGACCGGCTTGTCCGTCGCCGCTCCCGTCGGCTGGACCACGCCGCCGGCATCCGGACCCGAGTTCAACGTTTTCGTGCTGCTGCCGAAGAGCGCGGCGACGTCCACCGGGACGGCGCCCGATCCGCACTTCTCGATCTCCCCGAACCCGGCGGCGGCGAACCAGACCGTCCAGTTCACCGACACCTCGCTCAACTCCCCCACCGCGTGGAGCTGGAATTTCGGCGACGCCGCGTCGACGACCAACACCTCGACCGCGCAGAATCCCACTCACGCCTATGCGGCTGCCGGCACGTACACGGTGCGGCTCACGGTCACGAACGGCGCCGGAAGCGCGTCGACGACGAACACGGTCACCGTGAATCCGGCGGCGACCGCCCCCGTTCCGAGCTTCTCCTTCTCGCCGTCGGTTCCCGCGCCGAACCAATCGACCCAGTTCACCGACACCTCGACCGGATCGCCGACCTCCTGGTCGTGGACGTTCGGCGACGGAGGGACGTCGACGACCGAAAGTCCGACCCACGTCTACGCGAGCGCCGGCACGTACACGGTCACCCTGAAGGCCTCCAATGCGGCCGGGAGCGCGTCGGCATCGCAGGCAGTCACCGTCTCGGCCCCGGCCGCGGCTCTCCCGGACCCCCACTTCTCGATCACGCCGAACCCGGCGTCCGCGGGCCAGACCGTGCAATTCACGGACACGACGCTGAATTCCCCCACTTCGTGGTCGTGGAATTTCGGCGATCCGTATTCGACGTCGAACACCTCGACCGCGAAGAACCCGACCCACGTCTACAGCGTCGCCGGGACCTACACGATCCGTCTGACGGCCACCAACAGCGCGGGGAGCGCTTCGACGACGAACACCGTCGCGATCAACGCCCCGGTCGTCGCTCCGGTCGCCTCGTTCACGGCGGCCTACGGCGGAAAGGTGCTGACCGAACAGTTCACGGACACGTCCACCGGCTCTCCGACGTCCTGGTCGTGGAACTTCGGCGACACCGCGTCGGGTGCCTCGAACACGTCGAGCCTGCAGAACCCGTCGCACCGGTTCTCGAAATCCGGAACGTACACCGTGACCCTGACGGTCAGGAACTCGGCCGGATCGGGCTCCACGCTGCACACGCTCACCGTGTACAAGTACCGACTGGTCGTGGCTTCGTCGACGAGTCTCCGCGCGATGAAGATCCAGCGGGGCTAG
- a CDS encoding nucleotide sugar dehydrogenase, with protein sequence MSSVSVVEFERPAETAEARAARLLERIRSREARVGVVGLGYVGLPLTLVFSEKGFPVAGFDLDGEKAKMLAAGRSYIRHIDGERVARANATGRYSATNDFRGIADCDAVLICVPTPLTPQREPDMTYVVATAREIAENLREGQLIVLESTTYPGTTDELVRGILEEKTGLRCGEDFFLAFSPEREDPGNPRFGTATIPKVVGGVDERSGDVAQALYDAVIEAGTVRVSHSRAAEATKLVENIFRAVNIALVNELKIVFERLGIDIWEVLDAASTKPFGFMRFNPGPGWGGHCIPLDPFYLVWKAREYGITPKFIELAGEVNIQMPHYVLGKLQLALNDRGKPTRGSRILVLGLAYKKDVDDARESPAFELIDGLLRLGADVSYHDPHVAKAPRMRTWPDLPPMESTSLTAENLATQDAVLIVTDHSAVDYELVARHAPLVVDTRGIYRNGHRNVVRA encoded by the coding sequence ATGTCGAGCGTTTCCGTCGTCGAGTTCGAGCGCCCCGCCGAAACCGCCGAAGCCCGTGCCGCCCGGCTGCTCGAACGGATCCGTTCGCGCGAGGCCCGCGTCGGCGTCGTCGGTCTCGGGTACGTGGGCCTTCCGCTCACGCTCGTGTTCAGCGAAAAAGGGTTCCCCGTCGCGGGCTTCGACCTCGACGGCGAAAAGGCGAAGATGCTGGCGGCCGGGCGGTCGTACATCCGGCACATCGACGGGGAGCGCGTCGCGCGGGCGAACGCGACCGGCCGGTACTCGGCGACGAACGACTTTCGCGGCATCGCCGATTGCGACGCCGTGCTGATCTGCGTCCCGACGCCGCTGACCCCCCAGCGCGAGCCGGACATGACCTACGTGGTCGCGACCGCCCGCGAGATCGCGGAGAACCTGCGCGAAGGGCAGCTCATCGTCCTCGAATCGACGACGTATCCGGGCACGACCGACGAGCTCGTTCGCGGGATCCTCGAGGAGAAGACGGGATTGAGGTGCGGCGAGGACTTCTTCCTCGCATTTTCCCCGGAGCGCGAGGACCCGGGGAATCCCCGGTTCGGAACGGCGACGATTCCCAAGGTCGTCGGAGGCGTCGACGAACGCTCCGGCGACGTCGCGCAGGCGCTCTACGACGCCGTCATCGAAGCCGGGACGGTGCGGGTATCCCACTCCCGCGCCGCCGAGGCGACGAAACTGGTCGAAAACATCTTCCGGGCGGTCAACATCGCGCTCGTCAACGAGCTCAAGATCGTGTTCGAGCGGCTCGGCATCGACATCTGGGAGGTGCTCGACGCGGCGTCCACGAAGCCGTTCGGATTCATGCGGTTCAACCCCGGCCCGGGATGGGGCGGGCACTGCATTCCCCTCGACCCGTTCTACCTCGTCTGGAAAGCGCGCGAGTACGGGATCACGCCGAAGTTCATCGAGCTCGCCGGCGAGGTGAACATCCAGATGCCGCACTACGTCCTCGGAAAGCTCCAGCTCGCGCTGAACGACCGCGGAAAGCCGACGCGGGGGAGCCGCATCCTGGTCCTCGGCCTCGCGTACAAGAAGGACGTCGACGACGCGCGGGAGAGCCCGGCGTTCGAGCTCATCGACGGACTCCTCCGCCTCGGGGCGGACGTCAGCTATCACGATCCCCACGTCGCGAAAGCGCCGCGGATGCGCACCTGGCCCGACCTCCCGCCGATGGAGTCGACGTCGCTGACCGCCGAGAACCTCGCCACCCAGGACGCCGTTCTGATCGTGACCGACCACAGCGCGGTCGATTACGAGCTCGTCGCGCGTCACGCTCCGCTCGTCGTCGACACGCGCGGCATCTACCGCAACGGCCACCGGAACGTCGTGCGCGCGTGA
- a CDS encoding response regulator transcription factor, translated as MGNVSDKKPITVCLFWVHPLVRSEFERALPGREFRLETLRLEPKLDVRQIDVPLSSLYVLDGAYARVAAEALVSAVLVRNPAGRALVVAEAFDEASAFPLLRLGVKGLLTYAELGERLSSALEEVAEGGFWVPRALLSRFIDTTLTNSSSRALPAAGLTPTGLTRREQEVLNDLLENFSNKEIAKRLRISERTAKFHVSNVLAKYGVRRRADLILLSYTDSRRG; from the coding sequence GTGGGCAACGTTTCGGACAAGAAGCCCATTACCGTCTGTCTTTTCTGGGTCCATCCTCTCGTCCGCTCGGAGTTCGAGCGTGCGCTCCCCGGCCGCGAATTCCGACTCGAAACGCTGCGCCTCGAGCCGAAGCTCGACGTCCGGCAGATCGACGTGCCGCTCTCCTCGCTCTACGTGCTCGACGGGGCCTACGCCCGCGTCGCCGCCGAGGCGCTGGTCTCGGCCGTCCTCGTCCGGAACCCGGCCGGACGTGCGCTCGTCGTCGCCGAGGCGTTCGACGAAGCCTCCGCGTTCCCCCTCCTCCGCCTCGGCGTCAAAGGGCTCCTCACCTACGCGGAGCTCGGCGAGCGGCTCTCCTCGGCCCTCGAAGAGGTCGCGGAAGGGGGATTCTGGGTTCCGCGCGCGCTCCTCTCCCGCTTCATCGACACGACGCTCACGAACTCGTCTTCGCGCGCCCTTCCGGCCGCCGGGCTCACGCCCACCGGCCTGACCCGCCGTGAGCAGGAAGTGTTGAACGACCTCCTCGAGAATTTCTCGAACAAGGAGATCGCCAAGCGCCTCCGGATCTCCGAGCGCACGGCGAAATTCCACGTCTCGAACGTGCTCGCGAAGTACGGCGTGCGCCGGCGCGCCGACCTGATCCTCCTTTCCTACACCGACTCCCGGCGCGGCTGA
- the mqnE gene encoding aminofutalosine synthase MqnE, protein MIENLPGSFRGSDLLPIAEKVAARERLSFEDGATLFTTRDFLGVGRLANFVREREHGNAAYFNVNRYLNPTNLCWVDCALCAWAKKVNEPGGYEMGIEECLRHAREGYSEAVTEFHVVGGLHPYWPFEYYTGLLSALKREFPGVHLKAWTMVEIDWIARVGKRSLRDTVLALREAGLDSCPGGGAEIFARRVRDVICRNKISGERWLEVAKVCHENGVRTNATILYGSVETVEERVDHLVRLRELQDETGGFTGLIPLAFHPENTPLAHLPETSGQLDLRVIAASRLMLDNFPHVKAYWIQIGTKLAQVALSFGADDLVGTLVEETITHAAGAKTARGMTRSAFEEMIRETGREPFERDSEYRRVVRPAA, encoded by the coding sequence GTGATCGAGAACCTGCCCGGGTCGTTTCGCGGCTCCGACCTCCTCCCGATCGCCGAAAAGGTCGCGGCGCGGGAGCGGCTCTCGTTCGAGGACGGGGCCACCCTCTTCACGACCCGGGACTTCCTCGGGGTGGGCCGGCTCGCGAACTTCGTGCGGGAGCGCGAGCATGGAAACGCGGCGTATTTCAACGTCAACCGGTACCTGAACCCGACGAACCTCTGCTGGGTCGATTGCGCTCTCTGCGCCTGGGCGAAAAAGGTCAACGAGCCGGGCGGCTACGAGATGGGAATCGAGGAATGCCTCCGGCACGCGCGGGAGGGATACAGCGAGGCGGTGACCGAGTTCCACGTCGTCGGCGGTCTGCACCCCTATTGGCCGTTCGAGTACTACACGGGTCTGCTCTCGGCCCTGAAGCGGGAGTTTCCGGGCGTGCACCTGAAGGCCTGGACGATGGTCGAGATCGACTGGATCGCCCGCGTCGGCAAGCGCTCGCTCCGCGACACCGTCCTCGCGCTCCGGGAGGCCGGGCTCGACTCCTGCCCCGGCGGAGGCGCCGAGATCTTCGCGCGCCGCGTGCGCGACGTGATCTGCAGGAACAAGATCTCGGGAGAACGGTGGCTCGAAGTCGCGAAGGTGTGCCACGAAAACGGGGTGCGGACGAACGCGACGATCCTTTACGGCTCCGTCGAAACGGTCGAGGAGCGCGTCGATCACCTGGTCCGGCTGCGCGAGCTCCAGGACGAGACGGGCGGTTTCACGGGCCTCATCCCGCTCGCCTTCCATCCCGAGAACACGCCGCTCGCGCACCTGCCCGAAACGTCCGGGCAGCTCGACCTCCGGGTGATCGCCGCCTCGCGCCTGATGCTCGACAACTTCCCGCACGTCAAGGCCTACTGGATCCAGATCGGGACGAAGCTCGCCCAGGTCGCCCTTTCTTTCGGCGCGGACGACCTCGTCGGGACGCTCGTCGAGGAGACGATCACCCACGCCGCCGGAGCGAAGACCGCGCGCGGGATGACCCGCTCCGCTTTCGAGGAGATGATCCGCGAGACCGGACGGGAACCGTTCGAGCGGGACTCCGAGTATCGGCGCGTCGTCCGCCCCGCCGCCTAA
- a CDS encoding transcription termination/antitermination NusG family protein, translating into MPLLKREPDVFPESLFASPGGAPWTVAHVRSRQEKVLARFLSPIGIPFYAPQREKRARRNGRNFVSYLPLFPGYVFLRAAAEERAQIWRSNVVVRMIDVPDQDLLETELAQIHRLQRSGARLAAVRALDPGEPVRVVDGPFEGYLGIVVRERGAERLLVSVSLLRKTVAVEFEREMLAPLSIPAVLPPASVPVL; encoded by the coding sequence ATGCCTCTACTCAAACGTGAGCCCGACGTTTTTCCGGAGAGCCTTTTCGCCTCGCCCGGCGGCGCTCCCTGGACCGTCGCGCACGTGCGGAGCCGCCAGGAGAAAGTGCTCGCGCGGTTCCTCTCGCCGATTGGAATTCCGTTCTACGCGCCGCAGCGGGAGAAGCGGGCGCGCCGCAACGGACGGAACTTCGTCTCCTACCTCCCGCTCTTCCCCGGCTACGTGTTCCTCCGGGCGGCCGCGGAGGAGCGCGCGCAGATCTGGCGGAGCAACGTCGTGGTCCGGATGATCGACGTGCCCGACCAGGATCTGCTCGAGACGGAGCTCGCGCAGATCCACCGGCTGCAGCGTTCCGGCGCGCGGCTCGCCGCCGTGCGAGCGCTCGACCCGGGAGAGCCGGTCCGGGTCGTGGACGGACCCTTCGAGGGATATCTCGGCATCGTGGTCCGGGAGAGAGGCGCGGAGCGCCTTCTCGTCTCGGTTTCTCTTCTGCGGAAGACCGTCGCCGTCGAGTTCGAACGCGAGATGCTCGCGCCGCTCTCGATTCCCGCCGTTCTTCCGCCCGCGTCCGTCCCGGTCCTCTGA
- a CDS encoding dienelactone hydrolase family protein: MTEDRIVVETPEGPMETHRAAPPDGERNPAVLVLQEAFGVDDHIRSVCRRFAREGYVALAPELYHREGPARTFGYEDFSAVRPHLGALTNGGIATDVRAALARLRSDPAVDGERIAAVGFCVGGFAAFLAACRTDVAAAVCFYGGGIARERPGMKLRPLLPEADAIACPLLAFFGAEDASIPPADVEAVGVRLRDLGKTFEIVSYPGAGHGFFNDERSSYRADAAVDAWQRTLEWLDRRLPGGAER, encoded by the coding sequence ATGACCGAGGATCGCATCGTCGTCGAGACGCCGGAGGGACCGATGGAGACGCATCGCGCCGCTCCCCCCGACGGGGAACGGAATCCCGCCGTTCTGGTGCTGCAGGAGGCGTTCGGGGTGGACGACCACATTCGATCGGTCTGCCGGCGGTTCGCGCGGGAAGGCTACGTCGCGCTCGCCCCCGAGCTCTACCACCGCGAAGGACCGGCCCGGACGTTCGGATACGAAGACTTCTCCGCGGTGCGCCCGCATCTGGGGGCGCTCACCAACGGCGGGATCGCGACGGACGTCCGGGCCGCTCTGGCGCGCCTGCGCTCCGATCCGGCCGTCGACGGGGAGCGAATCGCCGCCGTCGGATTCTGTGTGGGAGGATTCGCGGCGTTCCTCGCCGCCTGCCGGACGGACGTCGCGGCGGCCGTCTGCTTCTACGGCGGCGGGATCGCCCGCGAGCGACCGGGAATGAAGCTCCGGCCGCTCCTCCCCGAAGCGGACGCGATCGCATGTCCGCTCCTCGCGTTCTTCGGCGCGGAAGACGCGTCGATCCCCCCCGCCGACGTGGAGGCGGTCGGCGTGCGCCTGCGGGATCTCGGAAAGACCTTCGAGATCGTGTCCTATCCCGGAGCGGGGCACGGCTTCTTCAACGACGAGCGTTCCTCGTACCGCGCCGACGCCGCGGTCGACGCATGGCAGAGGACGCTCGAATGGCTCGACCGGCGGTTGCCGGGCGGAGCGGAAAGATAG
- a CDS encoding non-ribosomal peptide synthetase, with the protein MSSISESSRLLPERIPGLRRAETAPSARFAVEEQARRRPGALALSAGARRLTFGELDALAETFAAELADTGVSADRPVAIVLADPGDRAVASLAAWKAGAAYLPLDPDAPRSRLAFMVRDCAAPLVVAEDEATWLELGAPVIPFRRDRPARAGGRRPEPDGSSGLAYVIYTSGSTGTPKGVEIEHGSLSNLIAWHRRAFGVGPADRASQLANPAFDAAVWELWPSLAAGASVHFPDPALRGDPARLREWMLAEGISVAFAPTPVAERLLALDWPADAALRLLLTGGDVLHRRPPAGLPFRLVNNYGPTEATVVATSGFVVPASSLAGGLPSIGSPIDGVEALVLDERGELCPDGEPGELCLAGAGLARGYVGGTARHPGGFAPHPFRGGERMYRTGDRVRRRHDGRLEFLGRLDGQVKIRGFRVEPAEIEAALETHPDVRSSLAVAKTERDGEVRLVAYVVSEEGRRPADLREHLRSRLPEYMVPSVFVTIDEFPLTSHGKIDREALPAPPRETPGASAGRPPGSTAEARVAKIAAELLRLDRIGVDENFFSLGGHSLLGTQMIARVRDAFGIELPLRTIFEAPTVSRLAAEVEKAVRRRVDEMSEEEARRIAGAGEGA; encoded by the coding sequence ATGTCGTCGATCTCCGAGTCTTCGCGCCTTCTTCCGGAGCGGATTCCCGGGCTCCGCCGAGCCGAGACCGCCCCATCGGCACGTTTCGCGGTCGAAGAGCAGGCGCGCCGCCGGCCGGGGGCGCTCGCTCTCTCCGCCGGCGCCCGGCGCCTCACGTTCGGCGAGCTCGATGCGCTCGCCGAGACCTTCGCGGCGGAGCTCGCCGACACCGGAGTCTCCGCGGACCGGCCGGTCGCGATCGTCCTGGCCGATCCGGGCGACCGCGCCGTCGCTTCTTTGGCCGCGTGGAAAGCCGGCGCCGCGTACCTCCCGCTCGACCCCGATGCCCCCCGGAGCCGGCTCGCGTTCATGGTGCGCGACTGCGCGGCACCGCTCGTCGTCGCCGAGGACGAGGCGACATGGCTGGAGCTGGGCGCCCCCGTGATCCCGTTCCGCCGCGATCGGCCGGCGCGCGCCGGGGGACGTCGCCCGGAGCCGGACGGCTCGTCGGGACTCGCCTACGTCATCTACACGTCGGGCTCGACCGGGACCCCGAAGGGCGTCGAGATCGAGCACGGAAGTCTTTCGAATCTGATCGCCTGGCACCGTCGGGCGTTCGGCGTCGGGCCCGCCGATCGAGCGTCGCAACTGGCCAATCCGGCCTTCGACGCGGCGGTCTGGGAGCTGTGGCCGTCTCTGGCGGCGGGCGCGAGCGTCCATTTTCCCGATCCCGCCCTCCGCGGCGATCCGGCGCGGCTCCGCGAGTGGATGCTCGCGGAAGGGATCAGTGTCGCGTTCGCCCCGACGCCCGTCGCCGAGCGTCTCCTCGCGCTCGACTGGCCCGCCGACGCGGCGCTCCGGCTCCTCCTGACGGGCGGCGACGTCCTGCATCGACGCCCGCCGGCCGGTCTCCCGTTCCGTCTGGTGAACAACTACGGCCCGACGGAGGCAACGGTGGTCGCGACTTCCGGATTCGTCGTCCCCGCGTCCTCCCTCGCGGGAGGGCTGCCGTCGATCGGGAGCCCGATCGACGGCGTCGAGGCGCTCGTCCTCGACGAGCGGGGAGAACTTTGCCCGGACGGGGAGCCCGGGGAGCTGTGCCTCGCGGGGGCCGGCCTCGCGCGCGGATACGTCGGGGGGACCGCGAGGCACCCGGGCGGGTTCGCCCCTCATCCCTTCCGAGGAGGCGAGCGGATGTATCGCACGGGCGACCGGGTGCGCCGGCGCCACGACGGTCGGTTGGAGTTCCTCGGGAGGCTGGACGGACAGGTCAAGATCCGCGGATTCCGGGTCGAGCCGGCGGAAATCGAGGCCGCCCTCGAGACGCACCCCGATGTGCGGTCGAGCCTCGCCGTCGCGAAGACGGAGCGGGACGGAGAAGTTCGTCTCGTCGCCTACGTCGTTTCCGAAGAGGGCCGGCGGCCGGCGGATCTCCGCGAACATCTCCGCTCCCGTCTTCCCGAATACATGGTGCCGTCGGTGTTCGTGACGATCGACGAGTTCCCGCTGACGTCGCACGGAAAGATCGACCGCGAAGCGCTTCCCGCGCCGCCGCGGGAAACGCCGGGCGCTTCGGCCGGCCGGCCGCCCGGATCGACGGCCGAGGCGCGCGTCGCGAAGATCGCGGCGGAGCTCCTCCGTCTCGACCGGATCGGAGTCGACGAGAATTTCTTCTCGCTCGGCGGGCACTCGCTCCTGGGAACCCAGATGATCGCTCGCGTCCGCGACGCGTTTGGCATCGAGCTTCCCCTCCGCACGATCTTCGAGGCGCCGACCGTCTCCCGGCTCGCGGCCGAGGTCGAGAAAGCCGTGCGGCGCCGGGTCGACGAAATGAGCGAAGAGGAGGCGCGGCGCATCGCGGGCGCGGGAGAGGGCGCATGA
- a CDS encoding EamA family transporter, producing the protein MRGKTLLLYSICCAIWGSTWLVIKLGLPDLPPFRFAGMRMGSACLVLTVFAFRGGRRPNASEIRAIALAGFLQIGVSYALVFAAERTIDSGMTAVLFASFPIWISLFAHALLPDEPLRPAVAVAAVVGLAGVVLLELPAVETALGGGRFPVAALLPLGASIASAFANVWMKRRLARVPPRVNLWGQTLVGSAFLFALSFVFETGVRSRWTARSAGALVYLSLFGTVIAFLALFRLIPRVPMATIGAIPLIDTLVAVTLGALVLGERVGGRFFAGGAMILTGAALATPGIFGRRAVRESAVS; encoded by the coding sequence ATGCGCGGCAAGACCCTCCTGCTCTACTCGATCTGCTGCGCGATCTGGGGATCGACGTGGCTCGTGATCAAGCTCGGGCTTCCCGACCTCCCGCCGTTCCGCTTCGCCGGGATGCGGATGGGATCGGCGTGCCTCGTTCTCACGGTCTTCGCGTTCCGCGGCGGCCGCCGGCCGAACGCCTCCGAGATCCGCGCGATCGCGCTCGCCGGATTCCTTCAGATCGGGGTTTCGTACGCCTTGGTCTTCGCGGCGGAGCGGACGATCGACTCGGGAATGACGGCCGTCCTCTTCGCGAGCTTTCCGATCTGGATATCGCTCTTCGCGCACGCGCTCCTTCCGGACGAGCCGCTCCGCCCGGCCGTCGCCGTCGCCGCGGTCGTGGGTCTGGCCGGAGTCGTGCTCCTCGAGCTTCCCGCCGTCGAGACGGCGCTCGGGGGAGGAAGGTTCCCGGTCGCCGCGCTCCTTCCCCTCGGCGCCTCGATCGCCTCCGCTTTCGCGAACGTCTGGATGAAGAGGCGCCTCGCGAGAGTTCCGCCCCGGGTGAACCTGTGGGGACAGACGCTCGTCGGGTCCGCGTTCCTCTTCGCGCTCTCCTTCGTCTTCGAGACCGGAGTTCGTTCGCGATGGACGGCGCGCTCGGCCGGCGCTCTGGTCTACCTTTCGCTCTTCGGAACGGTGATCGCCTTTCTCGCGCTCTTCCGGCTGATCCCCCGCGTGCCGATGGCGACGATCGGGGCGATCCCGCTGATCGACACGCTCGTCGCGGTGACGCTCGGCGCGCTCGTCCTCGGCGAACGGGTCGGCGGACGGTTCTTCGCGGGGGGCGCGATGATCCTCACCGGGGCGGCCCTCGCCACGCCCGGAATCTTCGGCCGGAGGGCGGTCAGGGAATCAGCGGTTTCGTGA